The genomic region CGTCGCCCACCGCGATGCGCGCCGCGGCGGCGGCCATCTCCTCCACCGGGCGCGAGAGCCGGCGGGCGGCGGCGCTCGCGAAGAACCAGACGGCGGCGAGCAGGAGCGCGGCCAGCCCGAGCACCCAGAGGGCGGCCACGGTGAGCGCGCTGCCGGCGGCCTGCGCCGCCGAGGTGGCCTCGTCGACGTCCATGCCGGCCACGAGGACCCAGTCCCAGGGGGCGAAGTAGGTGGCCGCGGCGATCCGCTCCCGCTCCACGCCGGCCGCGTCCTTCGCGCGGAAGCGCTCCAGGCGCCCCCCGGCCTCGCCCCCGTCGCCGGAGAGCGCCGCGCCGACGAGCTCCTGCACCCAGGCGCGTCCGTTCGCGTCCTTCGCGTCCCAGAGCTCCTGCCCCTCGGCGCCCGGCTCGGGCGAGATGAGCACGCGGCCGCGGTCCTTGCCCTTGGCGCCGAACACCTGGACCGAGCCCGAGCGGCCGATGCGCGCGCGGGCCACGGCGCCGCGGATCGACTCGAGCCCGTCCTGGCGCACGCCGACGAAGAGCATCCCGGTGATCCGCCCCGCGGCGTCGCGCAGCGGCTCGTAGGCCGTGACGTACCAGGCGTCCACCACGAAGGCGCGCCCCTCGAACGTCTGGCCCGCGAGCACCTTCGCGATCACCGGGTTCGGCTTGCCGTCCGGCTCGGTCGCCGGGATGAAGGTGCCGATGGCGCGCGAGCCGTCCTTGGCGAGGACGCTCGTCGCCACGCGCAGCATGTCGCCCCGCTCGTTCATGCGCTGGAACACGGTGGCCCGGCTGCCGACGAGGCGCTGGACCTCGTCCACGAGCAGGGTGGGGCGGGCCGGGTCGCGGTTCTGGCCGAGCCAGGCGCCGCCGAGCGAGAGCTTCGGGAGCGTCACCTCGACCGTGGACTTGTCCGACTGGTTCACCGCGCGCCAGCTCACCTGCTCGGCCCCCGGCGCGAGCCCGCCGGCCCGGGCGGAGAGCTCGCGCGCCACCGCCAGGCTGTTCCGGACGCGGATCGCGATCTCCGCCTGGGAGGACTCGCAGAGGAGCCGCAGGTCGTTCGCGGTCCGCGCGAGGCTCGAGCTCGCGAGCCCGGTCACCTCCCGCTCGATCCGCCCGGCCACCAGCGCTCGCTGCACGCCGAGGACGGCCAGGAAGGCGAGGGCGAGGGCGGCGGCCGGGGCCACCCCGGCGAAGAGGATCTTGTGGCGGAGCTGGGGCTTCATCGGAAGGGGCTCTCCCGGGGGGGCAGCGAGGGTGCGCTGCTGAACAATGCAACGTCCGCGCCCGCGAAAACCCGTGTGCGCGTAGGCGTTCCTCGCACCCCGCGTCCGGGATCGCGCGACCCGGGGGTCCCGCCAGACCCCATGCCGGGACGAAGACCGCCCGGGCGTGCCCGCGAGTTCCGTGGCACATTTCGCTCATGGCCCTGCACCCGCTCGCCGGCAAGCCGGCGCCCCGTGAGCTCCTGGTGGACGTCCCGCGCCTGCTCGCCGCCTACGCGGAGCACCCGGACCCCGGCGACCCCGCCCAGCAGGTGAGCTTCGGGACCTCCGGCCACCGCGGCTCCTCGCTGCGGCGGAGCTTCAACGAGGATCACGTGCTCGCGATCGTCCAGGCCACCTGCGAGCACCGCGCGGCCCAGGGCATCGACGGGCCGCTCTTCCTCGGGCGGGACACCCACGCCCTCTCGATCCCCGCCGAGGAGAGCGCCCTCGAGGTGCTGGCGGCCAACGGCGTGGAGGTCCGGTACGCCGCGGGCGGCGAGGCGACCCCGACGCCGGTCGTCTCCCACGCCATCCTCGGCTGGAACCGCGGGCGCGACGCCGGCCGCGCCGACGGCATCGTGATCACGCCGAGCCACAACCCGCCGGAGGACGGCGGCATCAAGTACAACCCGCCCGACGGCGGGCCCGCCGACACCGCCATCACCGGCTGGATCGAGCGCCGCGCCAACGCGCTGCTCGCCGGGGGCAACCGCGAGGTGCGGCGGGTGACGCCGGCGCAGGCGCGCCGGGCCGCCCACGTGCGCCCGCACGACTTCGTGCGCGGCTACGTCGCCGACCTCGGGGCGGTGCTCGACCTCGAGGCGATCCGGGGCGCCGGGCTGAAGCTCGGGGCCGACCCGCTCGGCGGCTCGAACCTCGGCTACTGGGGCCCCATCGCCGAGACCTGGGGGCTCGACGTCGAGGTGGTGAACCCGCGGCTCGACCCGACCTTCGGCTTCATGCCGCTCGACCACGACGGCAAGATCCGCATGGACTGCTCGTCCCCCTGGGCGATGGCCAGCCTGGTCGGGATGAAGGACCGGTTCCGCCTCGCCTTCGGCAACGACGCCGACTCCGACCGGCACGGCATCGTCACGCCGGGCGCGGGCCTGCTCAACCCGAACCACTACCTGGCCGTCGCCATCGCGTACCTCTTCCAGCACCGGCCGGGCTGGGGCGCGGCGGCGGCGGTCGGCAAGACGCTCGTCTCGTCGGGCCTCATCGATCGGGTGGCGGCGGAGCTCGGGCGCCGGGTGCTCGAGGTGCCGGTCGGGTTCAAGTGGTTCGTCCCGGGGCTGCTCGACGGCTCGCTCGGCTTCGGCGGGGAGGAGAGCGCCGGGGCCTCGTTCCTCCGGCGCGACGGCACCGCCTGGTCCACGGACAAGGACGGCATCATCATGGACCTGCTCGCGGCCGAGATCCTGGCGCGCACCGGGAAGGACCCGGGTGAGCGCTACGGCGAGCTCTCCGCGCGGCTGGGCGCGCCCCGCTACACGCGGGTGGACGCCCCCGCCACCGCTCGCCAGAAGGCGATCCTCAAGCAGCTGACGCCCGGCGCGGTGCGGGCCTCGACGCTGGCCGGCGAGCCCATCCTGGCGAAGCTCACCCGGGCGCCGGGCAACGGGGCCGAGATCGGCGGCCTCAAGGTGGTGGCCGAGAGCGGCTGGTTCGCCGCCCGGCCGAGCGGCACCGAGGAGGTCTACAAGATCTATGCAGAGAGCTTCCGGGACGAGTCGCACCTGACCCGGATCCTCGACGAGGCCCGGGCCATGGTCGGCGCCGCCTTCGAGGCCGCGTGAGGCGAAGCGGGCGGCCGGCGCCATCCGGCGGGAACCTGGAAAGGCCGTTGCTCGTCGAACGTTTGGAGCCCCGGAGGGCCGGGACGTTGCTTCCGATCGCGCTCTGGGAGAGAATTCGCCGGACGTGAACCTCGGCGCTGGCCCGAGGATTGCTCGTGAGGACGAGACCCGTTCCGGGGGGAACAGGCTGGAAAGGCGTCACCCGGACCGCATGAGTCACACCTCCCTCCTCCGCCCCTCCTGGCCCGCCCTGCTGCAGCGCCTGCTCGCGGCCGCGGCGGTCCTGCTCGCCCTCGGAGGCTGCCACCGGCAGGCCGTGACCTACGCCAAGAGCGAGGCGGGCGTCGCCGCGCCCCGGCCGTTCGCCGTCTTCGAGGGCCCCTCGGGCCGGAGCAGCCGGGTGGACCTGGAGGTGGCGCGGACGCTCGAGGAGCGGAACCGCGGCCTCATGTTCCGCGAGCGGCTCGACGCGAACGCCGGGATGCTCTTCGTCTTCGAGAGCGAGGACCAGCACTCCTTCTGGATGAAGAACACCTACATCCCGCTCGACCTCGTCTTCATCGACGAGATGGGCGAGATCACCGGCGTCGTCGAGGAGGCCGAGCCCCACTCGCTCGCGCCGATGAGCGGCGGGCCGAGCCGCTACGTCATCGAGGTGAACGGCGGCTGGTGCGAGGCGCACGGCGTCCGCACCGGCGACCGCGTCCGGCTCGAGAACCTGCCGCCCGTCCCCGCCGGCGCCGAGGAGGAGTGACGGCGCGGCCGTGACGTGGCTCCGCTACATGTCGCTCGTGGCGCTGGTCCTGGCGCCCGTGGTCACCTGGCCGGCGCCTGCCGGGGTGGGCGGGGCGCTCCGTCGCTGGGCGCTCCGGCTCGGGATCTGGGCCGGCGCCAGCCTCTCGCTCTGGTTCGTGGTGGCGCCCTGGTGCCGCGAGCTCCTGGCGACGGGCCGCTCGAGCGATCGCTTCGGCGCGCCCATCCCGCTCGCGCTGGCGCTGGCGGTCGGGCTCGCAGGCATGCGGGCGTGGGCCGCCGGAAGACCCGCGGCTCCCGTCGAGCGGCGCTGAGGCGCGGGGCTATCCCGGGCCGCGCTCCGGCTCCTTCTGCGCGCTCGACTCCGGCTGCGACCAGCCCTCCTCCTCGCGCTCCTCGATGTCGGGCGCGACGACCTTGCCCTTCGGCTCCTCGGGCTGCGGCGGCGGCTGGCGGCGGGGCGTCTCCTTCGGATCCATGTGGCTCCTCCTGGCTGGAGCCAAAGCTGGGGTGACCCCGGCGGTGGGACAACGGCGCCGGTGACCGACCGGGCGGGCTGACGTACACTCGCCCGCCGCACCACACCAGGAGCCGACACCATGCGCCTCGCCCCCCGCGCCGTCCTCGCCGCCGCCGCACTCTCGCTCTCCGCCGTCCCCGCCGCCGCCCGCGCCAGCGTCACGCTCGAGGCCTCGGTGGGGAAGGGCTGGAAGGTGTCTCCGGGCTCGGAGGTCACGCCCACCAACCTGATGCTCACGCCGGGCCTGGGGATCCTCGGCGACGTGGTCCAGGCGCAGCTCGGGCTCGTCGCCAACCTCAGCGACGTGCAGCGCTCGAGCTACCAGGCGCCCAGCTTCGACCTCGAGCTGCGCCCGATGCTCAAGATCGCGCCGCCGCTCGTGCCGGTCTACGGCAAGGCGATCCTGGCGGTCACCAACCTCACCGGCAGCGCCGGCCCGACGCGCGTCGCGTACGGCGCGGCGGCCGGGGTCGAGCTGAAGCTCCCGGTCGTCGGGCTCTTCCTCGAGGCCGGGGCGCTGCCCCGCAGCGTGGACGGCACCTTCGTCTGGGTGGTCGAGGGCCGGGCCGGCGCCTCGCTGTCGTTCTAGGCCGGCTTCGAGCCGGGCAGGACCGGCGGGCTCGCCTCACCCCGCAGGATGGGGTCGAGGCGGCCCGCCTTGTCGAGGGCGTCGATGTCGCTGAAGCCGCCGAGGGGCTTCCCGGCGGCGAAGATCTGGGGCACCGTCCGCTGGCCGGTCACCTCGACCAGCCAGAGCCGCTTCGCGTCGTCGTCCTCGACGTCCACCTCCGCGTAGCGGACGCCCTTCTTGTCGAGCAGCCGCTTCGCCGAGGTGCAGTAGGGACAGACCTTCTTCGTGTAGATCTCCACGTCGACCATGGCGGGATCCTAACCGGGGAGGGGCGCGCGCGCCGCTCGGGATGGAGCGAGGGCCGTGCCGCGCGGCGCTCGCCGCGGGCGGGACGGGGCTGATCGGCCCCGCTAGCGCGGGTCCTCGGTGAGCGAGTTCGAGTCGGCGTTGTGCACGCCGTGGCAGGTGGTGCAGCGGACCTGGTTGCTCGAGTCGAACATCAGCTTGTTGGTGGCGAGCGGGTCGGCGCCGCCACTCCCCTGGACCGCGCCGTTCACGTCGAGCGGCTGCGGCACGCCGCCGGTGGCGCGGTCGTAGCTCTGCGCCAGGGTGACCCCGGGGCCGGTGGGGTGGCTGTAGGTGATGCCCGACGAGGTGTCGCAGGAGTCGCCGCCGCCGGTGGTGGCGCCGGAGCTGCCCTGGACGCACGCGGCGGTCTGCACGCGGTCCCGGTGGCAGTCCTCGCAGAGCGCGCTGTTGAGGTTCGAGGTGCGCAGGAAGGAATTAGAGACGGTGAACATCTTCCACTGGTCGCCGGCGACGAAGGACCCGGCG from Anaeromyxobacter paludicola harbors:
- the pgm gene encoding phosphoglucomutase (alpha-D-glucose-1,6-bisphosphate-dependent), yielding MALHPLAGKPAPRELLVDVPRLLAAYAEHPDPGDPAQQVSFGTSGHRGSSLRRSFNEDHVLAIVQATCEHRAAQGIDGPLFLGRDTHALSIPAEESALEVLAANGVEVRYAAGGEATPTPVVSHAILGWNRGRDAGRADGIVITPSHNPPEDGGIKYNPPDGGPADTAITGWIERRANALLAGGNREVRRVTPAQARRAAHVRPHDFVRGYVADLGAVLDLEAIRGAGLKLGADPLGGSNLGYWGPIAETWGLDVEVVNPRLDPTFGFMPLDHDGKIRMDCSSPWAMASLVGMKDRFRLAFGNDADSDRHGIVTPGAGLLNPNHYLAVAIAYLFQHRPGWGAAAAVGKTLVSSGLIDRVAAELGRRVLEVPVGFKWFVPGLLDGSLGFGGEESAGASFLRRDGTAWSTDKDGIIMDLLAAEILARTGKDPGERYGELSARLGAPRYTRVDAPATARQKAILKQLTPGAVRASTLAGEPILAKLTRAPGNGAEIGGLKVVAESGWFAARPSGTEEVYKIYAESFRDESHLTRILDEARAMVGAAFEAA
- a CDS encoding DUF192 domain-containing protein; this encodes MSHTSLLRPSWPALLQRLLAAAAVLLALGGCHRQAVTYAKSEAGVAAPRPFAVFEGPSGRSSRVDLEVARTLEERNRGLMFRERLDANAGMLFVFESEDQHSFWMKNTYIPLDLVFIDEMGEITGVVEEAEPHSLAPMSGGPSRYVIEVNGGWCEAHGVRTGDRVRLENLPPVPAGAEEE
- the grxC gene encoding glutaredoxin 3; translation: MVDVEIYTKKVCPYCTSAKRLLDKKGVRYAEVDVEDDDAKRLWLVEVTGQRTVPQIFAAGKPLGGFSDIDALDKAGRLDPILRGEASPPVLPGSKPA